From Pseudomonas sp. stari2, a single genomic window includes:
- the ccoN gene encoding cytochrome-c oxidase, cbb3-type subunit I encodes MSTATIGQAYNYKVVRQFVIATVFWGVVGMAMGVWIASQLVWPDMNLDLPWTTFGRLRPLHTSLVIFGFAGSAQFAASYYAVQRTCQVRLYSDKLAAFTFWGWQSVIVIMLVTLPMGFTTTKEYAEIEFSGAVWMAVVWVAYAIVFFTTVVQRKTKHIYVGNWFFGAFILVIAMLHVVNHLSIPVDWFKSYPVYSGATDAMVQWWYGHNAVGFFLTTGFLGMMYYFVPKQVNRPVYSYRLSIVHFWALITLYIWAGPHHLHYTALPDWAQSLGMAMSLILLAPSWGGMINGMMTLSGAWHQLRTDPILRFLVLSLAFYGMSTFEGPMMAIKTVNALSHYTDWTIGHVHAGALGWVAMITFGATYHMVPKVFGRERMHSTPLINLHFWLATIGTVLYIASMWVNGITQGLMWRAINEDGTLTYSFVEALQASHPGFVVRFAGGVFFLTGMLLMAYNVWRTVRVADVAIAHREAQIA; translated from the coding sequence TCGCCTCGCAACTAGTATGGCCGGACATGAATCTGGACTTGCCGTGGACGACCTTCGGCCGCTTGCGACCGTTGCACACCAGCCTGGTGATTTTCGGTTTCGCCGGTAGCGCGCAATTCGCCGCCAGCTACTACGCGGTGCAGCGTACCTGCCAGGTGCGGCTGTATTCGGACAAACTCGCCGCCTTCACCTTCTGGGGCTGGCAATCGGTGATCGTGATCATGCTGGTCACCCTGCCGATGGGCTTCACCACCACCAAGGAATACGCCGAGATCGAATTCTCCGGCGCGGTGTGGATGGCGGTGGTCTGGGTCGCGTACGCCATCGTGTTCTTCACCACGGTGGTGCAACGCAAGACCAAACATATCTACGTCGGCAACTGGTTCTTCGGCGCGTTCATCCTGGTGATCGCCATGCTGCACGTGGTCAATCACCTGTCGATTCCAGTGGACTGGTTCAAATCCTACCCGGTGTATTCCGGCGCCACCGACGCCATGGTGCAGTGGTGGTACGGGCATAACGCAGTGGGGTTCTTCCTGACTACTGGCTTCCTCGGGATGATGTATTACTTCGTGCCCAAGCAGGTCAATCGGCCGGTCTATTCGTACCGGTTGTCGATCGTGCACTTCTGGGCCCTGATCACCCTGTACATCTGGGCCGGCCCTCACCATTTGCACTACACCGCGCTGCCGGACTGGGCGCAGTCGCTGGGTATGGCGATGTCGCTGATCCTGCTGGCGCCGAGCTGGGGCGGGATGATCAACGGGATGATGACGCTGTCCGGCGCCTGGCATCAGCTGCGCACCGACCCGATCCTGCGCTTCCTCGTCCTGTCGCTGGCGTTCTACGGCATGTCGACGTTCGAAGGCCCGATGATGGCGATCAAGACCGTCAACGCCCTCTCCCACTACACCGACTGGACCATCGGCCACGTACACGCCGGCGCCCTCGGCTGGGTGGCGATGATCACCTTCGGTGCGACTTACCACATGGTGCCCAAGGTCTTCGGCCGCGAACGGATGCACAGCACGCCGCTGATCAATCTGCACTTCTGGCTGGCGACCATCGGCACTGTGTTGTACATCGCTTCGATGTGGGTCAACGGCATCACTCAGGGCCTGATGTGGCGGGCGATCAACGAAGACGGCACGCTGACCTACTCGTTTGTCGAAGCGCTGCAGGCCAGTCATCCGGGGTTTGTCGTGCGCTTTGCCGGCGGGGTGTTCTTCCTGACGGGCATGTTGCTGATGGCCTACAACGTATGGCGCACGGTGCGGGTGGCGGACGTTGCGATTGCCCACCGTGAAGCGCAGATCGCCTGA
- a CDS encoding CcoQ/FixQ family Cbb3-type cytochrome c oxidase assembly chaperone has product MFDVFLNVLGVVFLWLAVEYCLRHETTESLDDASLTPFADDPEVARRVELATGKTVKAVAPETAKPGWINLDM; this is encoded by the coding sequence ATGTTCGATGTTTTCTTGAATGTGTTGGGTGTGGTGTTCTTGTGGCTGGCGGTGGAGTACTGCTTGCGCCATGAGACGACCGAGAGCCTGGATGACGCAAGTCTGACGCCGTTTGCCGATGATCCGGAGGTGGCGCGGCGGGTTGAGCTGGCCACTGGCAAGACCGTGAAAGCGGTGGCGCCGGAAACGGCGAAGCCGGGCTGGATCAATCTCGACATGTAG
- a CDS encoding GNAT family N-acetyltransferase translates to MPEHNPAIHLERFSESHVEGVTALYNDPAVTRQVLQMPFQSAEIWRQRLMPENERMVKLVALHQGAVIGHLGLEAFSRVRRSHAGSVGMAVAVAWQGKGVGSKLLAAALDVADNWMNLHRVELSVYADNEAAIGLYRKFGFETEGLFRDYAVRDGQWVDTLSMARLRRV, encoded by the coding sequence ATGCCTGAGCACAACCCCGCCATTCACCTCGAACGCTTCAGCGAATCCCACGTCGAAGGCGTCACCGCGCTGTACAACGACCCGGCCGTGACCCGGCAGGTGTTGCAGATGCCGTTTCAGTCTGCCGAGATCTGGCGTCAACGACTGATGCCGGAAAACGAGCGGATGGTGAAACTGGTGGCGTTGCATCAAGGTGCGGTGATCGGTCATCTGGGGTTGGAGGCTTTTTCCCGTGTGCGCCGCAGCCACGCCGGCAGTGTCGGCATGGCCGTTGCGGTGGCGTGGCAGGGCAAGGGTGTCGGTTCGAAGTTGTTGGCAGCGGCGCTGGACGTCGCCGACAACTGGATGAACCTGCACCGGGTCGAGCTTTCGGTGTACGCCGACAACGAAGCGGCCATCGGGCTCTATCGCAAGTTCGGCTTCGAGACCGAAGGCCTGTTCCGCGATTACGCCGTGCGCGACGGGCAGTGGGTCGACACCCTGAGCATGGCGCGTCTGCGCAGGGTCTGA
- a CDS encoding LysR substrate-binding domain-containing protein, whose protein sequence is MSFTEPAGRQGSPDFRWPQEKAEPWLAQVAKIEGEIAQYFLVSARCGCFMQAARSLNVRSTLLRKQLAQLEQQLQCALFSFQGSALTLTREGQQLQAQLVALAHERKLPVIEQPLIRLAVAESILHDILGRDLIALLRRNASVRLEIIALDSELALRAVSADIVLWLAHGETPHPGPTFATSEPQRLAQLEYQPHIAKRYSRVTARPESPDDLADFMLVQWQHDRQIDSFRPWNELVEQRLAGVVQMQSYELMLEMIRCSACIGLLPMYMSRFDRGLVALPGLFEEAMRLQVWLAVNSESQAVGEVQTLVELIQRTFNERQEWFE, encoded by the coding sequence ATGTCATTCACCGAACCCGCAGGACGACAGGGCAGCCCCGATTTTCGCTGGCCGCAGGAAAAGGCCGAACCCTGGCTGGCGCAGGTTGCGAAGATCGAGGGCGAAATCGCGCAATACTTTCTGGTCAGCGCCCGCTGCGGCTGCTTCATGCAGGCCGCCCGCAGCCTCAACGTGCGTTCGACCCTGCTGCGCAAGCAACTGGCGCAACTCGAACAGCAACTGCAATGCGCGCTGTTCAGCTTTCAGGGCAGTGCCTTGACGCTGACCCGCGAAGGTCAGCAATTGCAGGCGCAACTGGTGGCCCTGGCTCACGAACGCAAACTGCCGGTGATCGAGCAACCCCTGATCAGGCTGGCCGTCGCCGAATCGATCCTGCACGACATCCTCGGCCGCGACCTCATCGCACTGCTGCGCCGCAACGCCAGCGTGCGCCTGGAAATCATCGCCCTCGACAGCGAACTGGCCCTGCGCGCGGTCAGTGCCGACATCGTGCTGTGGCTCGCCCACGGCGAAACCCCGCATCCGGGCCCGACCTTCGCCACCAGCGAACCGCAACGCCTCGCGCAACTGGAATACCAGCCGCACATTGCCAAACGCTACTCCCGCGTAACTGCACGCCCCGAAAGCCCGGACGACCTTGCCGATTTCATGCTGGTGCAATGGCAGCATGACCGGCAGATCGACAGCTTCCGGCCGTGGAATGAACTGGTCGAACAGCGCTTGGCTGGCGTGGTGCAGATGCAGTCTTATGAACTGATGCTGGAGATGATTCGTTGCAGTGCGTGCATCGGGTTGTTGCCGATGTACATGAGCCGGTTTGATCGCGGGTTGGTGGCGTTGCCGGGGTTGTTTGAGGAGGCGATGCGGTTGCAGGTGTGGCTGGCGGTGAACAGTGAATCGCAGGCGGTTGGGGAGGTGCAGACCTTGGTTGAGTTGATTCAACGCACGTTCAATGAGCGGCAGGAGTGGTTTGAATAA
- a CDS encoding peptidylprolyl isomerase, whose amino-acid sequence MTKPAMVISAAAVALLVVAVALVVRPGNDPVAAQQPAPVIATNAGPAVARLGNQQVTPEELQALLAAVPPQTREQLRGNREALERWIRSRLAEKAVLEQADAQGWAQRPDVVRQTRAATEQIVFRDYLQSVSKVPADYPSAAELQQAYDAGKANWQTPALYRVSQIFLGVNEPQNLDAVRKQAADLSKKAQATPAEFAALAKEFSQDRLTAERGGDTGLQPLQQLVPEVRGAVARLKVGAVSDPVQSSAGFHVIKLTEQQPARTATLDELRDQLTQALRAQRQEQIAQAYLDGMLNTATLSIDGAELNKVLEEKR is encoded by the coding sequence GTGACGAAACCAGCCATGGTGATCAGCGCCGCTGCGGTGGCGCTGTTGGTGGTGGCCGTGGCGCTGGTGGTGCGGCCGGGCAATGACCCGGTCGCCGCCCAGCAACCGGCGCCGGTGATCGCGACGAATGCCGGGCCGGCGGTGGCTCGACTGGGCAATCAGCAGGTCACGCCGGAGGAATTGCAGGCGTTGCTGGCCGCCGTACCGCCGCAGACCCGCGAACAATTGCGCGGCAATCGTGAGGCACTGGAGCGCTGGATACGTTCACGCCTGGCCGAAAAGGCCGTGCTGGAACAGGCCGACGCCCAGGGCTGGGCGCAGCGTCCGGACGTGGTGCGGCAGACTCGTGCGGCCACCGAGCAGATCGTGTTTCGCGACTATTTGCAGTCGGTCAGCAAAGTGCCGGCGGACTATCCGAGCGCCGCCGAGTTGCAGCAGGCCTATGACGCGGGCAAGGCCAATTGGCAGACGCCAGCGCTGTATCGGGTCAGCCAGATTTTCCTCGGCGTGAATGAGCCGCAGAACCTTGATGCGGTGCGTAAGCAGGCTGCGGATCTGAGCAAGAAAGCCCAGGCAACTCCGGCGGAATTCGCGGCGTTGGCCAAAGAGTTTTCCCAGGATCGCCTCACGGCCGAGCGCGGCGGCGATACCGGCCTGCAACCATTGCAGCAACTGGTACCGGAAGTGCGTGGCGCGGTGGCGCGACTGAAAGTTGGCGCGGTTTCCGATCCTGTTCAAAGCAGCGCCGGTTTTCACGTGATCAAACTCACCGAGCAACAACCGGCCCGCACCGCGACCCTCGACGAGCTGCGCGACCAACTGACTCAGGCCTTGCGTGCCCAGCGTCAGGAACAGATCGCCCAGGCGTACCTGGACGGCATGCTCAATACCGCGACCCTGAGCATCGACGGGGCGGAACTCAACAAGGTGCTGGAGGAAAAACGCTGA
- a CDS encoding YbjN domain-containing protein produces MTQLISHVSPQSLTEVLQAAGYRVNQTEQNGIVQLLSASQGIGYAVRFGNPAVAEQGSYLDFTFSCALRVQGELPAGVAEQWNATRRFARLSLQGEFLVMEMDVVVAAGVSGDYLRGNLELWDRLLQEFIVYLRDFTQNTAAAQAPKVEQEEVAL; encoded by the coding sequence ATGACTCAATTGATCTCCCACGTATCCCCGCAATCTCTGACCGAAGTCCTGCAAGCCGCCGGTTATCGCGTCAACCAGACCGAACAGAACGGCATCGTCCAGTTGCTCAGCGCCAGTCAGGGCATCGGTTACGCGGTGCGTTTCGGCAACCCGGCGGTGGCGGAGCAGGGCAGCTACCTCGACTTCACCTTCAGCTGTGCACTGCGCGTGCAGGGTGAGCTGCCGGCGGGTGTGGCCGAGCAGTGGAACGCGACCCGCCGCTTTGCCCGTTTGTCATTGCAGGGCGAGTTTCTGGTGATGGAAATGGATGTGGTGGTGGCCGCTGGCGTCAGCGGCGATTACCTGCGCGGCAATCTGGAACTCTGGGATCGCCTGTTGCAGGAATTCATCGTTTACCTGCGTGACTTCACCCAGAACACCGCTGCCGCCCAGGCTCCAAAGGTTGAGCAAGAGGAAGTCGCGCTGTGA
- a CDS encoding DNA repair protein — protein sequence MKIRFLWLGLGMLIATGASAEGMEERLRTQLRSTTQQLQTLQSQQAQASAAQLAAQNEAKGAQAQIKQLTAELAKAKGLAEQLAGQQQSLHSQAQAQVAASNEQTGKFKKAYEELLVLARAKEAERSKLQAQLAERDTQVQQCSVKNQQMYGVAKQILTAYENIDVAEVMKIRQPFAGSARVKFDELAQGFGDDLYKTQFDAPQAAIAH from the coding sequence ATGAAAATCCGCTTTTTATGGCTTGGACTCGGGATGTTGATCGCCACCGGGGCGAGCGCCGAAGGCATGGAAGAACGCCTGCGCACGCAATTGCGCAGCACCACCCAGCAACTGCAAACCCTGCAAAGCCAGCAGGCTCAGGCCAGCGCCGCGCAACTGGCGGCGCAGAATGAGGCCAAGGGTGCCCAGGCGCAAATCAAGCAATTGACCGCCGAACTGGCCAAGGCCAAAGGCCTCGCCGAGCAACTGGCCGGGCAGCAGCAAAGCCTGCACAGCCAGGCCCAGGCGCAAGTCGCGGCCAGTAACGAACAGACCGGCAAGTTCAAGAAGGCCTACGAAGAGCTATTGGTCCTGGCCCGTGCCAAAGAGGCAGAACGGTCTAAGCTTCAAGCGCAATTGGCCGAACGTGACACACAAGTGCAGCAATGTTCGGTCAAGAATCAGCAAATGTACGGCGTGGCCAAGCAGATCCTAACTGCCTACGAAAACATAGATGTGGCCGAGGTGATGAAGATCCGCCAGCCCTTCGCCGGCAGCGCCCGGGTCAAGTTCGATGAACTGGCTCAGGGCTTCGGCGATGACCTGTACAAGACTCAATTCGATGCGCCGCAAGCCGCGATCGCGCACTGA
- a CDS encoding putative porin has protein sequence MISNVNRLSLAVGMVIATLVGQAVAAPAPSENATINLIRLLVEQGILKQDKADALIAQAQNEAAQARQAAASTAVAAGPVAAPGDVRVQYVPAAVRDQIRDQVKAEVMATARQENWAAPNTFPDWASRISFDGDIRLRDESRYYSGSNSNEIVDFAKLNNNGPYDVNPNSSTALPPLLNTREDRTNLFRLRARLGMKAVISPEWTAGIRIGTGSDNNPVSTTQNLGGGFAKKDIWLDQGYLTWKPSDELTLTGGRFANPFMSTDMLYSNDLNFDGVAAIFDHKLSRDWGMFGTVGAFPVDYTSDTTTSNGFDKEESDNKWLYGAQVGAKWAINSNNRLKGALAYYRFEDIQGQRSSPCEPWAGAPGCDSDGTRAAFMQKGNSVFLLRDITPNPLNPSTTPQPQFVGLASEFNLLDLNLVWDADLPADFKLRSQGNYIHNLGYDEGDMRKRAAGQLVNNLDSSGNIESGANAWMVQFTLGNALDLKKQGDWNLFAGYKYIQPDALPDGFNDSSFHLGGTNAKGYVLGGNYGLAKNVYATGRWMSTEAVYGAPFDIDVLQLEINTRF, from the coding sequence ATGATTTCCAATGTGAATCGATTGTCCCTGGCGGTCGGCATGGTCATCGCGACCCTGGTCGGTCAGGCCGTGGCAGCGCCTGCGCCCTCGGAAAACGCCACGATCAATCTGATCCGCTTGCTGGTCGAGCAGGGCATTCTGAAACAGGACAAGGCCGACGCACTGATCGCCCAGGCCCAGAATGAGGCGGCCCAGGCCAGGCAGGCTGCGGCGTCTACCGCTGTGGCAGCCGGGCCGGTCGCAGCGCCGGGCGATGTGCGAGTGCAATACGTGCCTGCCGCGGTGCGCGACCAGATCCGCGATCAGGTCAAGGCTGAAGTCATGGCCACCGCCAGGCAGGAAAACTGGGCCGCGCCCAACACCTTCCCGGACTGGGCGTCGCGCATCAGCTTCGACGGCGACATCCGTCTGCGTGACGAATCGCGCTATTACTCCGGCAGCAACAGCAACGAAATCGTCGACTTCGCCAAGCTCAACAACAACGGTCCGTACGACGTGAACCCCAACAGCAGCACCGCGTTGCCGCCGTTGCTCAACACCCGCGAAGACCGTACCAACCTGTTCCGCCTGCGCGCCCGGCTGGGCATGAAAGCGGTGATTTCGCCGGAATGGACTGCTGGCATCCGCATCGGCACCGGCTCGGACAACAACCCGGTGTCGACCACCCAGAACCTTGGGGGCGGCTTTGCCAAGAAAGACATCTGGCTCGATCAGGGTTACCTGACGTGGAAGCCGTCGGATGAGCTGACCCTGACCGGTGGTCGTTTCGCCAACCCGTTCATGTCTACCGACATGCTGTATTCCAACGACCTGAACTTCGATGGTGTGGCGGCAATCTTCGACCACAAGCTCAGCCGCGATTGGGGCATGTTCGGCACCGTCGGTGCGTTCCCGGTGGATTACACCAGCGACACCACCACCAGCAACGGCTTCGACAAGGAAGAAAGCGACAACAAGTGGCTGTACGGCGCACAGGTCGGCGCCAAGTGGGCGATCAACAGCAACAACCGCCTGAAAGGCGCGTTGGCCTACTACCGCTTTGAAGACATTCAGGGCCAGCGCTCCAGCCCCTGCGAGCCGTGGGCCGGCGCGCCGGGCTGCGACAGTGACGGCACCCGCGCAGCGTTCATGCAGAAGGGCAACAGCGTGTTCCTGCTGCGCGACATCACGCCGAACCCGCTCAACCCGAGCACCACGCCGCAGCCGCAATTCGTTGGCCTGGCGTCGGAGTTCAACCTGCTGGACCTGAATCTGGTCTGGGACGCCGACCTGCCTGCCGACTTCAAACTGCGCAGCCAGGGCAACTACATTCACAACCTCGGCTACGACGAAGGCGACATGCGCAAGCGTGCGGCCGGGCAACTGGTCAACAACCTCGACAGCAGCGGCAACATCGAAAGCGGTGCCAATGCGTGGATGGTGCAGTTCACCCTGGGCAACGCTCTGGACCTGAAGAAGCAGGGCGACTGGAATCTTTTCGCCGGCTACAAGTACATCCAGCCTGACGCCTTGCCGGACGGCTTCAACGACTCGTCGTTCCACCTCGGCGGCACCAACGCCAAGGGTTACGTCCTCGGGGGCAACTACGGTCTGGCTAAGAACGTCTACGCCACCGGTCGCTGGATGAGCACCGAGGCGGTGTATGGCGCGCCGTTCGACATCGACGTCTTGCAGCTCGAGATCAACACGCGCTTCTAA
- a CDS encoding energy transducer TonB → MTAQMPIEPLPVKKSPLRYVKWGAGLLLGAVAAFLLWQWANDMSGIRREAPKVPTIIPLPPPPPPPPEKPPEPETPAEEKVVEPEPTPEPQEVKPEEEAPPSPADDLANPMQMDGDAQSGNDAFNIGAGKGGGMAGAGGGRVGNGTYSQFLAFTFQKLLRENPDLRNLAFSLQADVWLSSVGEITRVELIKSSGNPEIDSQVLAALRNAPHLSERPPASITLPVRMSLQGRRPG, encoded by the coding sequence ATGACTGCACAGATGCCAATAGAGCCTTTGCCGGTGAAAAAGTCGCCACTGCGTTACGTGAAGTGGGGCGCCGGGCTGCTGCTGGGAGCCGTTGCGGCGTTCCTGTTGTGGCAGTGGGCCAACGACATGAGCGGCATCCGGCGTGAAGCGCCGAAGGTGCCGACGATCATTCCGTTGCCGCCACCGCCACCTCCGCCGCCGGAAAAGCCGCCGGAGCCGGAAACCCCGGCGGAAGAAAAAGTCGTCGAGCCGGAGCCGACGCCCGAGCCACAGGAAGTGAAACCCGAGGAAGAAGCACCGCCATCGCCGGCGGACGACCTGGCCAACCCGATGCAAATGGACGGCGACGCCCAGAGCGGCAACGACGCCTTCAACATCGGCGCGGGTAAGGGCGGCGGCATGGCGGGCGCCGGTGGTGGACGTGTGGGCAACGGTACGTACAGCCAGTTCCTCGCGTTCACGTTCCAGAAGCTGCTTCGGGAGAACCCGGACTTGCGCAATCTCGCGTTTTCGCTGCAGGCCGATGTGTGGCTGAGCAGCGTCGGCGAGATCACCCGGGTCGAGCTGATCAAGTCCAGCGGCAACCCAGAGATCGACAGTCAGGTGCTGGCCGCGTTGCGTAACGCGCCCCATCTGAGCGAACGGCCACCGGCCTCCATCACCTTGCCTGTGCGCATGTCCCTGCAAGGGCGGCGCCCGGGTTAA
- a CDS encoding biopolymer transporter ExbD: MASVNASHDDDEDAAVDSINITPLVDVLMVVLVMFILTATAQVSGIQINLPKASAAVSLSEAKTKAISVNDGGQVFLDAYPVTLPELEERLRIEKAQNPDFPVIVRGDATVQYQKVIEVLDLLRRLELSQVGLVTGKPTQG; this comes from the coding sequence ATGGCGTCCGTAAATGCCTCCCACGACGATGATGAAGATGCAGCGGTGGACAGCATCAACATCACCCCGCTGGTGGACGTGCTGATGGTGGTGTTGGTGATGTTCATCCTCACCGCCACTGCGCAGGTCTCCGGGATCCAGATCAATCTGCCCAAGGCCAGCGCTGCCGTGTCGCTGTCCGAGGCCAAGACCAAGGCGATTTCGGTCAACGACGGCGGGCAGGTGTTCCTCGATGCCTACCCGGTGACCCTGCCGGAGCTGGAAGAGCGCCTGCGCATCGAGAAAGCGCAGAACCCGGACTTCCCGGTGATCGTGCGCGGTGACGCCACGGTGCAATACCAGAAGGTCATCGAAGTGCTGGATCTGTTGCGCCGGCTCGAACTGTCCCAAGTCGGTCTCGTCACCGGCAAACCGACGCAGGGCTGA
- a CDS encoding DUF2341 domain-containing protein produces MQRLFLSLLICLGFVLPATAQAWWQDDWHYRKQIAVDTTPQGAGINQALGRTALLVRLHTGNFTFDGVKEDGSDLRFVAADDKTVLNHQIESFDALMGMALIWVDVPNVEGGQRQDIWMYYGNQKAPATGNGQLTFDPNYTALYHFDGVTGTPAKDTTAYGNTAQSATGAAIDGVVGRALQFSGQPLLLPASPSLQHNAGSAFTFSAWLRLDQANGEQLILARREGANSLLVGVNQGVPFVEIDGQRAVATQPLNPGQWQHVAMTAEGAKVTLYINGRESAALAQAMPAFNSVMAIGADLHEGPFQPFVGSIDELRLSKVARPAPLLLADATSQGAESKLVAYGVDEEQSGFGFGSLGFLLNAVPVDAWVIIAVLVLMMFQSWIIMLRKNRTLSRVTAANEDFRVQFAKVGTRLEMFADDTQLAQRLQHSPLWRLYQVAVKEIRTRREQGADTSSVSAATIEAIRCSMDGVRTRENQQLSSKLSTLSNAIAGGPYIGLLGTVLGIMVVFLGTAMAGDVNINAIAPGMAAALLATAMGLFVAIPALFGYNRLITRNKEVSADMRVFVDEFITRLAEMHGEGQSSEAAHQRGHHVNHSVPA; encoded by the coding sequence ATGCAGCGCCTATTCCTTTCGTTGTTGATCTGCCTGGGCTTCGTGCTCCCGGCCACGGCTCAGGCCTGGTGGCAGGACGACTGGCACTACCGCAAACAGATCGCCGTCGACACCACGCCACAAGGAGCCGGGATCAATCAGGCCCTTGGCCGCACCGCGCTGCTGGTGCGCCTGCACACCGGCAACTTCACCTTTGACGGCGTCAAAGAGGACGGCTCTGACCTGCGCTTTGTCGCCGCCGACGACAAGACCGTGCTCAACCACCAGATCGAAAGCTTCGATGCGCTGATGGGCATGGCGCTGATCTGGGTCGATGTGCCGAATGTCGAGGGCGGTCAGCGTCAGGACATCTGGATGTACTACGGCAACCAGAAAGCTCCGGCGACCGGCAACGGCCAACTCACATTCGATCCGAATTACACCGCGCTCTATCACTTCGATGGCGTCACCGGCACCCCGGCGAAAGACACCACCGCCTACGGCAACACCGCGCAGAGCGCCACCGGCGCCGCGATCGACGGCGTAGTAGGGCGGGCCTTGCAGTTCAGCGGCCAGCCGCTGCTGCTGCCGGCCAGTCCGTCGCTGCAGCACAACGCTGGCAGCGCGTTCACCTTCAGTGCCTGGTTGCGACTGGATCAGGCCAACGGCGAGCAACTGATCCTGGCCCGCCGCGAAGGCGCCAACAGCCTGCTGGTCGGTGTGAATCAAGGCGTGCCGTTCGTGGAAATCGACGGGCAGCGCGCCGTGGCCACGCAACCGCTGAATCCGGGCCAATGGCAGCACGTCGCAATGACTGCCGAAGGCGCGAAAGTAACGCTGTACATCAACGGTCGCGAAAGCGCAGCGTTGGCTCAGGCGATGCCGGCGTTCAACTCGGTCATGGCCATCGGCGCCGACCTGCACGAAGGTCCTTTCCAGCCGTTCGTGGGCTCCATCGACGAACTGCGCCTGTCGAAAGTCGCCCGTCCGGCGCCGCTGCTGCTGGCCGACGCCACTTCCCAGGGCGCCGAGTCGAAACTGGTGGCCTATGGCGTCGATGAAGAACAGTCCGGCTTCGGTTTCGGCAGCCTCGGCTTCCTGCTCAACGCGGTGCCGGTGGACGCCTGGGTGATTATCGCGGTGCTGGTGCTGATGATGTTCCAGTCGTGGATCATCATGCTGCGCAAGAACCGCACCCTGAGCCGCGTCACCGCTGCCAACGAAGACTTCCGCGTGCAGTTCGCCAAGGTCGGTACCCGCCTGGAAATGTTCGCCGACGACACGCAACTCGCCCAGCGTCTTCAGCACTCACCGTTGTGGCGCCTGTACCAGGTAGCGGTGAAAGAGATCCGCACCCGCCGCGAGCAGGGCGCCGATACCTCATCGGTTTCGGCGGCGACCATCGAAGCCATCCGCTGCTCCATGGACGGCGTGCGCACCCGGGAAAACCAGCAACTGAGCTCGAAACTCTCGACCCTGTCCAACGCCATCGCCGGCGGCCCGTACATCGGTCTGCTCGGCACCGTGCTGGGGATCATGGTGGTGTTCCTCGGCACGGCCATGGCCGGTGACGTCAACATCAACGCCATTGCGCCGGGTATGGCTGCTGCCTTGCTCGCCACCGCCATGGGCCTGTTCGTCGCGATCCCCGCGCTGTTTGGCTACAACCGCCTGATCACCCGTAACAAGGAAGTCAGCGCCGACATGCGTGTGTTCGTCGACGAGTTCATCACCCGTCTGGCGGAGATGCACGGCGAAGGCCAGTCCAGTGAAGCGGCGCATCAGCGCGGTCATCACGTCAACCATTCCGTACCAGCCTGA